The sequence below is a genomic window from Pseudochaenichthys georgianus unplaced genomic scaffold, fPseGeo1.2 scaffold_2328_arrow_ctg1, whole genome shotgun sequence.
AGTTCCACTGGGCTCTATTTTGGGGCCCTTGCTCATTTTATCATATGTAAACgatatttgtaatcagatgcaatTTTTCACCAATCATATTAttaaatgtcacttgttagaagcTTTTTTCCAAATCGACTTacacaatactgtgggcaatccccacatgaACAATTTAGGGTGAAGTGTCATGTCCAAGGACACAGCTGAATATTGACCGCAGCAGGATTCAAACCAGTGGCCCTGTGCCCCCGTGATCCGAAGAtcagcacactatccactgagccacaaccTCCCTATGTATGCTGAAGACACTATTTTATACTCATGTGCTCCTTCTCTGGATATGGCCGTTTCCACTTTTAAATCAGATTTTATCATGCTGCAGCATGCGCTTCTTGATTCTAAACGGCTATTGAACGgtaagaaaaccaaagcaatgctttttgctcccaagttagcgtcctcttgcctctccattgacacccttgctggcgtctctgttgagtttgttgatacatacaaatatctgggcttttggttggacagAAATCGAAACTTTAAACACCACATTGAAGTTTTAACTAAGAAAttgaaattcactcttggcttcctttacAGACTTAAGACTGTCCCAGCTTGACTACAGTGATACAATCTatagatttgcctgtcccactgttttggccaaacttgacccactctaccatgctgcactgcatacatatcaaatgcaccctagagcagtggttcccaacctggggggcgcgaCCCCCTTGGGGggtcgccaaagatcgcagggggggcgccaggcctcagatgatttgaggtctaatatcatatttagaataaaaaaaatgtacatatcatttttttttacatatcattttttttacatattgtaatgcaatacatgattgtcgctaaaagccttgtctccacattacaataaaatatagaaattaattgattaattaaaattcaaattaaaaaaattcatctgaTACTCCTCTGATTCGCGCCAACATTGACGTTACTGTGTCAGCTTTCATAATAATAACAGTTTGCTGCGCTTGCTAGCTAGCGACCGACTTCATAAGGTGAATATTTTTGTCTAAAAATGTCTGAAAAACGTAAAGGAGATGACAGCTCATCTGCaatcaaaaagaaaatgagGACCTACCTAGAGAGTTATCTTAACTTCGGTTTCATGGAGGGAACGGACAAAACCCGCCCAGAGTGTGTGATATGCAGAGAGAAGCTAGCCAACGAAAGCATGAAAcccagcaaaatgaagagacacCAACAGACCATGCACCCAGAAACAGTCGGGCGTGATCGGGACTTTTTCATAAAGAAACAACACCTTGCAAAGGCAAACAAGCCAATGGATATTAGAACAGCGTTTGTTAGGGCTGGCAGCGATGCACAGAAGGCCACCGAGGCCTCTTTTGAATGTGCACTTTTAATAGCAAAGGCAAAGAAACCGCACAACATTGGCGAGCAGCTCATTAAGCCAGCTTGCATTAAGATGGTTGAGAAACTGTGCGACCCGCAGGTGGCGGAGAAGCTAAAAACTGTACCACTGTCAAACAATACGGTGAAAGACAGAATTGACAAGATGGCAAGTAACTGCGAGCTGCAGCTGCTCGAAAAGCTTGGACAGGGCCATTTGCCATACAACTTGATGAAACCACAACTGTAGCAGACGAGGCTGTGCTGATCgtttatgtgcaatatatcgaTGGGGAAGATTTGAAGCAGGACATTCTTATGTCAGTCAACCTTACCACTACCACCCGGGGTGAGGACATTTTTACTGCAGTGGATTCTTACCTCTCATCCCACAATCTTTCCTATGAGAATTTAGTTGCATGTTGCACAGACAGAGCTGCATCAATGATGGGGAAAAACAAGGGATTTAACAGTCGCTTGAAAGAAAAGGCCCCACACTGCACAATATTTCACTGTGTGATACATCGCCAGGCCCTGGCCAGCAAGAAACTGTCAGAAGACCTCAGCGAAACACTCTCAACTGTTGTTAAAATAGTCAATTTCATCAAAGGTCGCCCCACCAACAAGCGTCTATTCGCAGACTTGTGCGAGGATGAAGCGCACCAAACCCTCCTCCTGCACACCGAGGTGCGCTGGCTCTCACGCGGCCGAGTGCTGGCACGCTTTGTAGAACTGAAGGAAAAAATTGAAGAGTTTCTACAAACTCGTAACCGCGCACTGTCAGAGCAAGTGACTGAGTCATTCTGGATTAAAACAGCATACCTGGCCGACATCTTCAGTCAATGAAACGAACAAGCGTCTGCAAGGCGTGGAGTCCAACATTCTCCAATGTAAAGAGACGCTCGATGCATTTGTGCGCAAACTGGAGTACAGGGTCCGGAAAATGGAGAGGGGGGAGCTGCAACAGTTTCCACTACTGCTGAAACAATCCCAAAACAATCCTGAAACGGTGCCTGTGTCTGTACGTCGCGAATTCATCCGCCATATGAACGCACTGCAAACGGAAATGCAATCACGGTTCGCTGACATAGACGAGTATGTCTCCAAGGAATTGTGGGTTTTAGATCCCTTTATTGCCAAAATTGAGGATGTGGAATACCTGGATTGCGAAGATGAGCTCACCGACATCCAAGCTGACTCGCTGTCAAAGAAATACTTCCAGGAAAAAGGATTTAAAAAGTTTTGGATTGTCAAAGGACCAAGCCTCGCTCCAAAACTCACACTGCATGCCACGACCAGGATTATACTCCCATTCAGTACGACATATCTCTCAGAAACAGCCTTCAGCGCACTTGTTGCCATCAAAACAAAAGCACGCAACACACTGGACGTTCACAACGACTTTAGACTGGCTGTCACTCACATTACACCGGACATCCCTGGCTGCGGGCGTGCAAGCCCAAGGTTCACATTAATGAACCTACTTGAACCTCGTCTTCTCTCTGCTACCTGTTCCATGACAGACAAGCATTTGATTTACCTGCTTAATATGCCAgtttttcatttttgttttataCAGGCCTATGCCACCATATTACCATTTTTTTATTAGACATAGTCTATTCTTTTGAAGTGTCCTGTTCTtcgacatttgaaataaatatgaTGCATACATTTGCAAGTAAGTAGCTAATAAAAGCATACAAAGACAGAAGTGTatcattttttctttaatagaaatgtttcttctgcgcgTAAAGTgtcggtttcagttggattatttgtcacagttgctccgatcaaatcggtctcctccattttgtagattatttacgacttttgaatccacataaacacatcgccAAAATCCgggttactttgagcatgtgttttaaacagttgaatccctttgtgaattgtttccacttgtgcCGTCCTTtagtttcttcatacagcgggaatccagatgaatgaatcctgagtccaataaccatcaaagtcactccaatagtgctccttgattacgctttcatcctcctttaacgaaatacttcattcatccagtttgtgatagtagttgtagcatttttgagacttttaaactttaattaccgctgttgccgtgtgtgtgtgtgtgtgtgtgtgtgtgtgtgtgtgtgtgtgtgtgtgtgtgtgtgtgtgtgtgtgtgtgtgtgtgtgtgtgtgtgtgtgtgtgtgtgtgtgtgtgtgtgtgtgtgtgtgtgtgtgtgtgtgtgtgtggagggagaACCGCTGTTACCAGGCAcgtctgtcactacccgatctgccccCCTGTCCGatctgtactgcgcatgtgcgagatggtccgccatactGGACAACTACATACGGCAACTCTAATAGGACACTTCACACAGTGGCGTTTggcaaagcagaaaaagaacaCAAAAAACGATGAgttgagttattgttattacaacgtgacttcactattatttaacaactcgttttattgggttcttttatttggggttaaatatattgtcagaataagtgaggaatgaatttaacttctgttagacagctatatgccatacatgtttgcatacattcactgtaaatatttattcagtatgatagctgtctaacaaaagttaaatccatttctcacttattctgacaatgtacttaaccccaaataaaagaacccaataaaaagagttgttaaataatagggaagtcacgttgtaataacgaATAACTCAGCTCTCTCGGGTTTTTTTCGTTTTCTTTTTGTGCTTTGCCAAACGCCACTGTGTTGGGTTGCTGTACGGAGTTGTCCAGTATGgcagaccatctcgcacatgcgcagtacagatcgggcaggggggcAGATCGGCAACAGCGATAATTAAAGTTTCAAAGTTTTGGGGGGTCGCAAATTCCAACAGGAGTTATTTGGGGGGGCCCTGggtgaaaaaggttgggaacccctgccctagaggactcatcattgcacaccgtatagcctaactggatggtcctcacttatATGCGTAGGATACAGCATTggtttgtattattgtataaagccattttaggtaagcttccactgtaTACACTGAAAAAAAGGACTTTTTGGCTTTGTAAATATTACTttgattatatgtttaaattcTACAATACATTACTATTTCAGTAATTTTACTCAAAATGTCTCCTTTTATTTAATGTGTTACTTGTGTTTCTAAGTAATTTTGAATCTTCATTTTCATAAGTGAATTTTAACAATAGCACTAAGTAAATATTACCTAAATTATTGTATTACTGTACAACCTGTTAAAGCTATTGAAATGTACATGGGAAATGCGAGTTAACTGTGGGTGACGTCAGGGGAGAGTATTTCCCGCGCACATTGTCCCCGCAGTCAAGCACGGACAGTCCACTCAGAAGGTTGACATTTGAGTGGAACTTGAAGACTGCTTGGTCGACCATTTCATTTGAATATTCATCGAGGTGGAGACATGTGAGTATGTTTATGTGCTTGGTTAACTTGTTACATTCCTATTAGCTTGTCAGCTGAAGTCAGTATTTGgttattaaaaatgtaaagccaagttagctaacattagccgACAGAATAGCTGGCTAACTAGCTCGTTATCGTGCTAGCAAACTTAGCCCGGTGTCATGCAAGTTCCACACATCAGatgtaatatatttttttttaaaggcttATTTGAAACTTCAAAGTTCTCGACTCCGACAACATTCGCCGTTTATAATGGAAACTATGGCACTGGCGCACTTCTTAAACATTTGAATAGTTTTTTATTTCGGGAGAGGGGGGTGTTCATGGCTCCAGCTCAACAAAAGAAATACTCAACAGTATGTGCGACGCTACGTGATGCAGTCAGTTTCACTGCAGCCTAGAGAAGGACAAAGTGGTCAAGGAATATTATATTTGCAATGACATGAACAGCGCGATTTAAAAGGTGAGTGTGTTTGCCTCCATGGATTCACTGttggcgcttttccagtgcagcACGTAGCGCAGTTTGGTTTGTCCCGgcccgtaacaacatactgataccggttagtaaaaaccatgaattaatgctttgacaagtctgtggtttgtactagtttcacttttgtctagtttctgaacagatctgaggagctgtgagcgctGAGACTCCGTTTACACGAGAGCTACTGTCAGTGCTACTGCTAACgctactgctactgaccatTCTACAGATGTTAGTACACCATCTACAGCTCGACCGTGCTACCGATGTTAGTGaacaatctacagctcctctaccacaaccaccagcaacaagtggacatggagaattacatgaactagtacatgttgctaaatccaccgcggggcataaacagaagggcaaccatgctccgggtctTCTTCACTGTTTTTGgtatattttgtggcggcagcagcgccacttacaggcctggcatatgtactacagcgggtcgagcggtctcgtctGAACAGACAcgttaaattaaacaaatgcgtgtgaacggaagactttttagaACACGCGTACTGTGCATAAACGCAAACGTTCCCGTGTAGAGGCAGGTCTGTCAATGTATTGAACGGTTGTATTTTGGATAAAAGTATTATTACGTTATTATTACTTTGAGTATTGATTAGCCTTGAATGCAGTGACAAGTTGTATGTGAGTTCCtgttagaatattttttcgccggtcaacatgtccgttaaagtttaaatcttccagacaaaatgagtgccggtcaaaggtcttctttgttatttattgagctttaaaacaaattgaaatgattcgatattaaacaaactaattatagtagattaactacattattcaaaagtgaacAGAAATGtacaataacacgggaataataaatGGAGCGCtctccctcttctgacagcccgccagtatcagcagctcgaggatcagtaatgagtgacccgacagtaaaactaaacatatatattactattttaggtagtttgagaggtcattaaaatagctacgtataATAttgtaacctgaagtgtgtgttttgttccgctcaccgctgcaggtgatcatacagagctgcgtgtcgactcgtcagcagcagctgatctctctctcccgtcagagtagacttcactcgcgtttatgtccatatcgctcagatccagctagttctagataatgatagactacctgcttattaaaatacctaaacaataagcgtcgctatgcaaccgggtgaggccgcaaagtatagcgtagcattatgcatttgtttacatgcccaccggaaccccgaggcattaccaacagatcaacgcacaatcaacccatacaggacatctctttctccacattaagtgttagacattagagttgactattaattattttttaaataacattttacATGATAAAAATGGCTCtgaatgtatattgttgtgttcATATTTAAGCAATAAATTGCAAGACAGTAAGTTCTGTCATTTACATAATTCATttctaatgtactttctatatatTTCACAGGTTACCAAGGGAAATTGAGTCATTCAGCAATTTCGTCTTCGACAGCTAATGCAGAGTAAGTTCATCAACTCAGTACTGTTAGAAGTTTAAGTTGACATATAAATGTTTTTGTAACATGGTTTAGTTTCAAGAGGTTTAAAGATTGAattcatttgtgtttttttcagaTTCCACTAGATGGGTGAGCAAAACATGTAGCTTTGAATCTAACAAAAGGACAGGATTGTTAAAGCACTACAGGCTAAAACATGTAAATGGTGGACGCTGCAACTCAGTCCCTTGTCTTTATACAGATTGCCCTTGTTCGTTTAAAcatttaatgtttttatcaCCTTGTTGTTTCAGATCAAAGAGGAGTTCCAAAGGATTACAACAGTTCATCTCGAgtcaacctttttgaccaaactgGACTTTTACACCCCAAAACGGCAGGAGATCTTTGGGACAAAAGGCGGAGTTGCAGGCACAAAAATAAGACCCCTGCTGGATTCACTCAGTCAGGTAAAGTGTAAAATTCATACAATTGCAATCGATCAATGTATGTTGGGCTCTTATTCactgagaaaagataataataataataataatgtaatgatCTGGCCGGCCTGACCAAGACCCAAAGCCAGCAGGGCATCTACCCAACTGACCCTGGGTTTCATTTGGCACATCATAGGatgttttaagttaaatgtgtaTCAACTCATTTGTATGCACAACTTGATCCTGCTTTGCATCCTTGCACCTAGTTGGTGCCTTATTTTGTAGCAGGTTCAATTGACCATTACGCAACATCTTTTGCTTTCTCTCTACAATAATGTACTTGTCTGTTTTAACAGCTACATGTAGACGATAGACGAGATGCCATCATCCGCTGCTTGATGGAGTTCCTTGGAGAGTCTCCAGAGGAACTCATCAAAGACTACCAGGTAAATGTTCTGATGATTGTTGTACATGGATATCTCTACAAGTTAGTGACTCATGCCAGTATGTGGAAAAGGCATGTCCTTTTAATTAAGTTAACATTTAGATGAAATAAATtggtatttaatatatttaaaataaaagcaaacattttactttattccattcattctttttttcattctttctctaatgatctttttttacattctgattCATAATTTGGTTTTCAGTAGAATTGAAGATGTGAGCCTTTAAACCCCCGATCCCACCTCATTTTCGCTAAACTGAATCCAGTACTATACTagcttttacttcctgcttggaACAGAGCAGCTTTTTTAAACCAAGAAATAAAAGTGACTACAAATTCCCTACATAACTTACCCCGTCTTTATCTACAAAAGGAAAGGAACTATAACATCAATAGTTGGTTAaatactagggctgaacgataataaaaaaaaaatgtaattgcaattattttaactgatattgcaATTGCGATATCAGGAAATTATCATCATTATTCTCATTTTCAttgaaacatttttaaatgatcatGGTGTGATTTTTGCGAGGATTTGtagcaaacaaaaaggttttctttacatttttccTTTTACAAATATCGCACCTGCTGCGATTTGAAAATTGTTGTAGGCAATATTGCAGTTTCGATAACATTTTGATTGGTAGTTCAGCCCTATTAAATGGCCACTTTAACCTAATGAATGACCTTTTGCATATTCAGTCACTTCAAATAAAACATGTACAGTATAGTGTATCTCATCACCGATTCACATGTTTTGACAGGATGTGAGCAAAGAATTCGTCAGAGAGGACTATGCTGAGCACGTCATGAAAATAGTTGTCCTCCGTGGAAGTGCAGCACACGAAGGCCCTGCTGATGTGTCCATCATCATCGAGGGAAGTGAGGTTCTTGATGACTGCAGATGTGTGTGTCAAAGACTTGCCTTCTGCTCACAGGCTTCATATATGCAATGAACTTAAGTTATCCACCGAAGATGAAATACACTTTTGAAGTATTTCAGAAGCTCTTTCTTGAGCTAAATGTTCTGAAGATCTCTCCAAAAGTCCATGCATTGTGCAACAAACTTGTAGCCTAAGTGTATACAAAGGTGTTTCTTCAACTTGCAGTTCAGAGGAAATACTTGGTAGTTATGGTGTCTAGCAACAGTGACCTTTTTCATATGTTTTGCCTGAGCCCACTTTGTACAactacatgttttgtatattgtTAAGATAATGTTTCAAAACCTTGTTGAGGGGGTTCTTGACACAGCACTTTTTTAGTTTCCCCTGGAAACAGTTTCATTTGTTGTGCTTTGAGTATTTGCAGCTCAATGCTGCACATGTCAAATTGGTGAAGATGTTTTCTTCATTTGATTGTGTTTTGTATGTTTTCTTGTGTGCGTTGAATTCTCAGGGCCACTGTACAACTAGATATTGTGTAATTATTCTCTATAACACTAAAAGCAAGGGATGTCAGGGATGAGTGATTGCACTTAGTTTTCTTGCAAAGTCATGTGCTGAATATGATATGAATGTGATTTTTTGGTTTTTTAGCTCAGAATTCTACCAGTGTTTCAAAACATAAAgttgctgttttaaagagtacattGTTTCATGTTTTTTATGCCCATATTTAACAGGGTATTGCTGTT
It includes:
- the LOC139433360 gene encoding zinc finger BED domain-containing protein 5-like, with protein sequence MSEKRKGDDSSSAIKKKMRTYLESYLNFGFMEGTDKTRPECVICREKLANESMKPSKMKRHQQTMHPETVGRDRDFFIKKQHLAKANKPMDIRTAFVRAGSDAQKATEASFECALLIAKAKKPHNIGEQLIKPACIKMVEKLCDPQVAEKLKTVPLSNNTVKDRIDKMALASKKLSEDLSETLSTVVKIVNFIKGRPTNKRLFADLCEDEAHQTLLLHTEVRWLSRGRVLARFHTWPTSSVNETNKRLQGVESNILQCKETLDAFVRKLEYRVRKMERGELQQFPLLLKQSQNNPETVPVSVRREFIRHMNALQTEMQSRFADIDEYVSKELWVLDPFIAKIEDVEYLDCEDELTDIQADSLSKKYFQEKGFKKFWIVKGPSLAPKLTLHATTRIILPFSTTYLSETAFSALVAIKTKARNTLDVHNDFRLAVTHITPDIPGCGRASPSFFIQRESR